From a region of the Azospirillaceae bacterium genome:
- a CDS encoding BON domain-containing protein: MKIGKSHLVAVAALLGLGTGGCVPLVVGGGAMAVNAATQERGIGGAANDARIQAEINHLWLQHDIELETRLDMTVDEGRVLLTGLAKSEEMRADAVRLAHQVEGVKEVINEIEVDPSDASLQGRVNDKWITTRMRTALVTDGRIRQNNYSIVTVKGVMYLIGVAQNQTELDRVLAHARGIPNVRRVVSYVRV; the protein is encoded by the coding sequence GTGAAGATCGGGAAGTCGCATCTGGTGGCCGTCGCGGCCCTGCTCGGCCTTGGGACCGGCGGCTGCGTCCCGCTCGTCGTGGGCGGCGGCGCAATGGCGGTGAACGCGGCCACCCAGGAGCGCGGCATCGGCGGCGCCGCGAACGACGCCAGGATCCAGGCCGAAATCAACCATCTCTGGCTCCAGCACGATATTGAACTGGAAACCCGCCTGGACATGACGGTGGACGAGGGGCGCGTGCTGCTGACCGGCCTCGCGAAGAGCGAGGAGATGCGCGCCGACGCGGTCCGGCTCGCCCATCAGGTCGAGGGCGTCAAGGAGGTCATCAACGAGATCGAGGTCGATCCGTCGGACGCCAGCCTCCAGGGACGCGTGAACGACAAGTGGATCACCACGCGCATGCGGACGGCCCTGGTCACGGACGGCCGCATCCGCCAGAACAACTACAGCATCGTCACGGTCAAGGGCGTGATGTACCTGATCGGCGTCGCCCAGAACCAGACGGAACTGGACAGGGTCCTTGCCCACGCACGGGGTATTCCGAACGTCCGTCGGGTCGTGAGCTACGTCCGTGTTTGA
- a CDS encoding sulfite exporter TauE/SafE family protein, producing the protein MAVDPAPMDAAAAVFDFRMSVVVLAGTPEFRSCAVVAALAGVVRGFSGFGAALVLTPLLSLVLGTRDAVATTILLTGLTALQQVPAAWPEGDWRRVSLLAAAAIVAMPLGTWALLALDAETMRRAVAVVVIGFTCLLASGWRYRGPTPLPATLAVGAASGVLTGAAGIGGPPVVVWLLAGQTDARRARANFILFFGATLGVAPIALLSAGLVDWTTAGRALCLAPVFMAGTWVGGRLSGRASDRAFRWAALAILFAGGIAALAA; encoded by the coding sequence ATGGCCGTCGATCCCGCTCCAATGGACGCCGCGGCCGCGGTGTTCGACTTCCGGATGAGCGTCGTCGTCCTGGCCGGCACCCCGGAATTCCGGTCATGTGCGGTCGTGGCCGCACTGGCGGGAGTTGTCCGGGGGTTCTCCGGTTTCGGCGCCGCCCTTGTGCTGACACCGCTCCTCAGCTTGGTGCTCGGCACACGCGATGCCGTGGCGACCACGATCCTGCTGACCGGCCTCACGGCCCTGCAGCAGGTCCCCGCCGCCTGGCCCGAGGGCGATTGGCGCCGTGTATCCCTGCTGGCGGCGGCGGCGATCGTGGCGATGCCGTTGGGCACATGGGCGCTGCTGGCACTCGATGCCGAGACCATGCGCCGCGCGGTGGCCGTCGTGGTGATCGGCTTCACGTGCCTGTTGGCGTCGGGTTGGCGCTACCGCGGCCCGACACCCCTGCCCGCCACCCTGGCCGTGGGCGCGGCCAGCGGCGTGCTCACCGGGGCGGCGGGTATCGGCGGTCCGCCCGTTGTGGTCTGGCTTCTGGCCGGGCAAACCGATGCGCGGCGGGCGCGGGCCAACTTCATCCTGTTCTTCGGGGCGACCCTCGGGGTGGCCCCCATCGCCCTGCTGTCGGCCGGCCTGGTGGACTGGACCACGGCCGGACGCGCCCTGTGTCTGGCACCGGTGTTCATGGCCGGCACCTGGGTCGGCGGGCGGCTGTCCGGACGGGCGTCCGACCGGGCCTTCCGGTGGGCAGCGCTCGCCATCCTGTTCGCAGGGGGCATCGCCGCCCTGGCCGCCTGA
- a CDS encoding ABC transporter ATP-binding protein — MRAAPAAGRLLSVQGLALSHRSGAGWTRALDGVHLDVGRGEAVGLVGPSGCGKSTLALAVMGWRAPGSRVDGGRILFEGVDILALPEATLRGLRGGRIALVAQNPAAALNPVQSIGHQVAEAVRTGGRAARRARAVHLLEQVGLPEPARVATRHPHELSGGMQQRAAIAMALANDPDLLVLDEPTVALDMLAQAGILALLRDLRASRRLSLLFISHALPVVASLCERIAVMEAGAVVETGAPQAVLSQPRSATGRALRAAALDPDAAPAPAPIPDPRDGTPPVLLSLEGVSCRLGGVEILHAVDLSIGRGEAVAVVGESGSGKSTLARVVVGLAAPSAGRLSFEGEALAGRVERRTTDQRRAVQMVFQAAALSLNPVWTIGRAVARAARLLTGAGRAEARASARDLLARVGLPPALAAVRPGRLSGGQAQRVAVARALAGQPRLLVLDEPTSALDTIAQARVLDLIDALRAETGAALLLVTHDLAVVRRVADHVFVLYRGWIVEEGPAAAVFAPPWHPYTKALIEAVPRMGGPPASDSGRVTGDDAPMGYAAGAAACVFAPRCPAATATCRTVAPPWAEPAPGHRIRCWTPVAVDASVCRPSGRSTFDCD, encoded by the coding sequence GTGAGGGCGGCACCGGCCGCGGGGCGGCTCCTGTCCGTGCAGGGGCTGGCCCTGTCCCACCGGTCAGGAGCCGGATGGACACGCGCGTTGGACGGGGTTCACCTGGACGTCGGGCGGGGCGAGGCGGTGGGCCTGGTGGGGCCGTCGGGCTGCGGGAAATCCACATTGGCCCTGGCGGTCATGGGCTGGCGCGCACCGGGCAGCCGGGTGGATGGCGGCCGGATCCTGTTCGAAGGCGTGGACATCCTGGCGCTGCCCGAGGCAACACTGCGGGGGCTCCGCGGCGGTCGGATCGCGCTGGTCGCCCAGAACCCGGCCGCGGCCCTTAATCCCGTCCAGTCCATCGGGCATCAGGTCGCCGAGGCCGTGCGCACCGGCGGCCGGGCCGCGCGGCGGGCCCGCGCCGTCCACCTGCTGGAGCAGGTCGGCCTGCCCGAGCCGGCCCGCGTCGCGACCCGCCATCCGCATGAGCTGTCGGGCGGGATGCAGCAGCGCGCGGCCATCGCCATGGCGCTGGCCAACGACCCGGATCTTCTGGTGCTGGACGAGCCGACGGTGGCGCTCGACATGCTGGCCCAGGCGGGGATCCTGGCGCTGTTGCGCGATCTTCGTGCGTCGCGGCGGCTGTCGCTCCTGTTCATCTCCCATGCCCTTCCCGTGGTCGCATCGCTGTGCGAACGCATCGCGGTCATGGAGGCCGGTGCGGTGGTGGAGACGGGCGCGCCGCAGGCGGTGCTGTCGCAGCCCCGCTCGGCCACGGGCCGTGCCCTCCGGGCCGCCGCACTGGACCCGGACGCGGCGCCCGCTCCGGCACCGATCCCGGACCCGCGGGACGGGACGCCGCCCGTGCTGCTGTCGCTGGAGGGCGTGTCCTGCCGGCTGGGCGGGGTGGAGATCCTTCACGCCGTCGACTTGTCCATCGGGCGGGGCGAGGCGGTTGCGGTGGTCGGCGAGTCGGGCAGCGGCAAGTCGACCCTGGCGCGCGTGGTCGTCGGTCTTGCGGCCCCGAGCGCCGGCCGGCTGAGTTTCGAGGGCGAGGCCCTGGCCGGGCGCGTCGAACGGCGGACCACGGACCAACGCCGGGCGGTGCAGATGGTGTTCCAAGCCGCGGCCTTGTCCCTGAACCCGGTCTGGACGATCGGGCGCGCAGTGGCCCGCGCCGCACGCCTGTTGACCGGGGCGGGGCGCGCCGAGGCCCGCGCAAGCGCAAGGGACCTCCTGGCCCGCGTCGGCCTGCCGCCCGCGCTGGCGGCGGTGCGGCCCGGGCGCCTGTCCGGCGGACAGGCCCAGCGGGTGGCGGTGGCGCGTGCCTTGGCCGGGCAGCCCCGCCTTCTGGTGCTGGACGAGCCGACATCCGCACTCGACACCATCGCACAGGCCAGGGTCCTGGATTTGATCGACGCCTTGCGCGCGGAGACCGGCGCGGCATTGCTGCTGGTGACCCACGATCTGGCGGTGGTCCGGCGCGTGGCCGACCACGTTTTCGTCCTCTACCGCGGATGGATCGTGGAGGAGGGGCCGGCGGCTGCGGTCTTCGCTCCGCCCTGGCACCCCTACACCAAGGCCTTGATCGAGGCCGTTCCCCGCATGGGGGGGCCGCCCGCCTCCGACTCTGGCAGGGTGACCGGCGACGATGCCCCGATGGGCTACGCGGCGGGCGCAGCCGCCTGTGTCTTCGCCCCCCGCTGCCCGGCCGCAACCGCAACGTGCCGGACGGTGGCGCCGCCGTGGGCGGAGCCCGCGCCGGGCCACCGGATCCGTTGCTGGACGCCGGTGGCGGTGGACGCCTCCGTGTGCCGGCCATCCGGTCGCAGCACCTTCGATTGCGATTGA
- a CDS encoding ABC transporter permease produces the protein MRAELAVGSALLAVWVVASLAAPWIAPYDPAALDFMAPLAAPSPAHWLGTDQLGRDVLSRVLHGGRDVLLVAPAASLVGTVSGAALGLAAVWGGRWVDEAIMRVLDAVMAAPLVVLAMLVLSLLGPGRGNVVLVVGFVFAPLVARTVRAAALPLVQAGYVEAARLRGEGAAVILAAEILPNIARVVLVEGTLRVGYAVFTAATLGFLGLGAQPPSPDWGLMVAENRAFLTTAPWTVLVPALAVALVVVGFSLVADGLSAGEER, from the coding sequence GTGCGGGCCGAGCTGGCGGTGGGTTCCGCGCTGCTTGCGGTCTGGGTCGTCGCGTCGTTGGCGGCACCCTGGATCGCCCCCTACGATCCGGCGGCCCTCGATTTCATGGCTCCCCTGGCGGCGCCGTCCCCCGCGCACTGGCTTGGCACCGACCAGCTCGGCCGCGACGTGCTGTCCCGCGTGCTCCACGGTGGACGGGACGTGCTCCTTGTGGCGCCGGCGGCCAGCCTCGTCGGGACCGTGTCCGGGGCGGCGCTGGGGCTTGCGGCGGTCTGGGGCGGCCGGTGGGTGGACGAGGCGATCATGCGCGTGCTCGACGCCGTCATGGCGGCCCCGCTTGTGGTGCTGGCCATGCTGGTTCTCAGCCTGCTCGGCCCGGGTAGGGGAAACGTCGTGCTGGTGGTCGGGTTCGTATTCGCGCCCTTGGTGGCCCGCACCGTGCGCGCCGCGGCGCTGCCGCTGGTCCAGGCCGGGTACGTGGAGGCGGCGCGGCTGCGGGGCGAGGGGGCGGCGGTCATCCTGGCGGCCGAGATCCTGCCGAACATCGCGCGGGTCGTGCTGGTGGAGGGGACGCTGCGCGTCGGTTACGCGGTGTTCACGGCCGCCACCTTGGGATTCCTCGGTCTCGGCGCGCAACCGCCATCCCCGGACTGGGGGCTGATGGTCGCGGAAAACCGGGCCTTCCTGACGACGGCCCCCTGGACCGTGCTGGTCCCGGCCCTGGCCGTGGCCCTGGTGGTGGTCGGCTTCAGCCTCGTCGCCGACGGCCTGTCGGCCGGGGAGGAACGGTGA
- a CDS encoding ABC transporter permease, whose translation MIAFAGRRLLLLVVTVVAATLLIFTLSASLPGDPGRLLLGPFAPQDAVDRMNVRLGADRPLAVRYVVWLGDMLRGDWGRSYTFEQPVLALVLERLRTSASLAGTAVAVLVPVTVGASLLAASRPGGVFDRAVGLAALAIGALPEFVTGVLLAAVFGLWLGLLPVQGGAGPAGLVLPVATLVLLLFGYLFRVLRAGLVEAAASEYARTAAFKGLSPAAVLLRHALPNAAPPALAVLGAQIGWLVGGLVVVETLFQVPGLGALLLAAATHKDLPLLVGGTVAVTLAFAVGNFLADLAHTSLDPRLRHAGHGG comes from the coding sequence GTGATCGCATTCGCGGGCCGCCGGCTGCTGCTGCTGGTCGTCACGGTCGTCGCGGCGACCCTCCTGATCTTCACGCTGTCGGCATCCCTGCCGGGGGATCCCGGGCGCCTGCTCCTGGGACCGTTCGCACCCCAGGATGCCGTGGACCGGATGAACGTCCGGCTGGGGGCCGACCGGCCGCTGGCCGTACGCTACGTGGTGTGGCTGGGCGACATGCTGCGCGGGGATTGGGGGCGCTCCTACACGTTCGAGCAGCCCGTCCTGGCCTTGGTGCTGGAGCGCCTGCGCACGTCCGCCAGCCTGGCCGGGACGGCGGTCGCCGTCCTGGTTCCAGTCACGGTGGGGGCGTCCCTGCTGGCCGCATCACGGCCGGGCGGTGTGTTCGACCGCGCGGTCGGTCTGGCGGCGCTCGCCATCGGCGCGCTGCCCGAGTTCGTCACCGGCGTCCTGCTGGCGGCCGTGTTCGGCCTGTGGCTCGGCCTGCTGCCGGTGCAGGGCGGTGCCGGGCCGGCCGGTCTGGTGCTGCCGGTCGCCACCCTGGTCCTGCTGCTGTTCGGCTACCTGTTCCGGGTGCTGCGGGCGGGGTTGGTGGAGGCGGCGGCATCGGAGTATGCGCGGACGGCCGCATTCAAGGGGCTGTCGCCGGCCGCGGTCCTATTGCGGCACGCGTTGCCGAACGCGGCACCGCCGGCATTGGCCGTGCTGGGGGCGCAGATCGGTTGGCTGGTCGGCGGTCTGGTGGTCGTCGAAACCCTGTTCCAGGTGCCGGGGCTCGGTGCGCTGCTGCTGGCTGCGGCGACCCACAAGGACCTGCCGCTGCTGGTCGGAGGCACCGTGGCGGTCACCCTCGCCTTCGCGGTTGGCAATTTCCTGGCCGACCTCGCCCACACGTCCCTTGATCCGCGGTTGCGCCATGCCGGACACGGTGGCTGA
- a CDS encoding ABC transporter substrate-binding protein encodes MRSKDFPSAGFIIPRRSFVAGAVAAGVASVLHPLPASAQDPPRRGGTLRVAAPAATGIDPLKLNTPGAIAIVQQVAEYLVWVEPDLTLRPVLATAWEASDGNRTWTFQLRRGVRFHDGREMTAADVVATFRRLVAPSSESPARSALPFLDPEGVAEAGSHTVVFRLDRPVGDFPYFTQTYQAVVLPADYAGNFAERPIGTGPFRLVGWQPQVGARFERFADYWDAPRPHLDGVEIRVHDSASPMLLALRAGETDVVQQLSTLDARVVAGDPAIRLLEAEAGDHRQITMRTDQAPFDDSRVRRAVALCLDRQALVQGMLGGRGRVGNDHPIAPIYPLRLSVPQRMPDVAEARRLLAAAGHSSGFEVELSTHQLLELPQLAAAVQQMLAPAGIRVRLRVEPSNLFYARWPDIPFCITEWTTRASPSQILAQSLRGDAPWNVAKWRNEGFERALDAFEGAADPAERSRLADEMAAILNQEVPAVIPYFVKTLRAIRAPVRGVEANMSNFLDLSRAWVAT; translated from the coding sequence ATGCGCAGCAAGGATTTCCCGTCGGCCGGGTTCATCATCCCGCGCCGATCCTTCGTCGCCGGCGCGGTCGCCGCGGGAGTTGCCTCGGTCCTTCATCCGCTACCGGCATCGGCGCAGGACCCGCCGCGGCGCGGGGGCACGCTTCGGGTGGCCGCACCGGCCGCCACGGGCATCGATCCGCTGAAGCTGAACACTCCCGGCGCCATCGCCATCGTGCAGCAGGTGGCCGAATACCTGGTCTGGGTCGAGCCGGACCTGACGCTGCGCCCGGTGCTGGCCACCGCCTGGGAGGCGTCGGACGGCAACAGGACCTGGACATTCCAGCTTCGCCGCGGCGTGCGCTTCCACGACGGGCGCGAAATGACCGCGGCCGACGTTGTCGCGACCTTCCGCCGGCTGGTGGCGCCCTCGTCGGAGTCCCCGGCCCGCAGCGCGCTGCCGTTTCTTGATCCCGAGGGTGTGGCCGAGGCCGGTTCCCATACGGTGGTCTTCCGGCTGGATCGGCCGGTCGGCGATTTCCCCTATTTCACCCAGACCTACCAGGCGGTCGTCCTGCCGGCGGACTATGCGGGCAACTTCGCCGAACGGCCCATCGGGACCGGGCCGTTCCGCCTGGTGGGCTGGCAGCCGCAGGTGGGCGCCCGGTTCGAACGGTTCGCCGACTACTGGGACGCTCCGCGCCCGCACCTGGACGGGGTGGAAATCCGCGTCCACGACAGCGCGTCGCCCATGCTGCTGGCCCTGCGTGCGGGTGAGACGGACGTGGTGCAGCAGCTCTCCACCCTGGATGCGCGGGTGGTGGCGGGCGATCCCGCCATCCGCCTTCTCGAAGCCGAGGCCGGCGACCACCGCCAGATCACCATGCGGACAGACCAGGCGCCCTTCGACGATTCGCGGGTGCGCCGGGCGGTGGCGCTGTGCCTGGACCGGCAGGCGCTGGTGCAGGGCATGCTGGGTGGTCGGGGCCGGGTGGGCAACGACCACCCGATCGCCCCCATCTATCCGCTGCGCCTGTCCGTGCCCCAGCGGATGCCCGACGTGGCCGAGGCGAGGCGCCTGCTGGCCGCCGCCGGTCACAGCAGCGGGTTCGAGGTCGAGCTGTCCACCCACCAGCTCCTGGAGCTGCCGCAGCTTGCCGCCGCGGTCCAGCAGATGCTGGCGCCTGCCGGCATCCGGGTGAGGCTGCGCGTGGAACCCAGCAACCTGTTCTATGCCCGCTGGCCGGACATTCCGTTCTGCATCACCGAATGGACCACGCGGGCCAGCCCGTCCCAGATCCTCGCCCAATCCTTGCGTGGCGACGCGCCCTGGAACGTCGCCAAGTGGCGGAACGAAGGGTTCGAGCGCGCGCTCGACGCGTTCGAAGGGGCGGCGGATCCGGCCGAACGCAGCCGTCTGGCCGATGAGATGGCCGCCATCCTGAACCAGGAGGTCCCGGCCGTGATCCCATACTTCGTCAAAACCCTGCGGGCGATCCGTGCCCCGGTGCGCGGCGTCGAGGCGAACATGTCGAACTTCCTGGATCTTTCCCGCGCCTGGGTCGCCACGTGA
- a CDS encoding CBS domain-containing protein: MKLREIMTQDVELVGPDDTLQSAARKMRDVDTGFLPVADGDRLVGAITDRDITIRAVAEGLDPANTRVREAMSDAPIYCYEDQEEAEAATLMAEMQIRRLPVVNRDNRLVGVVSLGDLASKLDEPELVGKTLDEVSNPDTPQT; the protein is encoded by the coding sequence ATGAAGTTGCGCGAGATCATGACCCAGGACGTCGAGCTGGTCGGCCCCGACGACACGCTTCAGAGCGCCGCGCGGAAGATGCGCGATGTGGACACCGGCTTCCTGCCCGTGGCCGATGGCGACCGCCTGGTCGGCGCCATCACCGACCGCGACATCACCATCCGCGCGGTGGCGGAGGGTCTGGATCCCGCCAACACCCGCGTGCGCGAAGCGATGTCCGACGCGCCAATCTATTGCTACGAGGACCAGGAGGAGGCCGAGGCCGCCACCCTGATGGCGGAGATGCAGATCCGCCGCCTGCCGGTGGTGAACCGCGACAACCGGTTGGTGGGCGTCGTGTCCCTCGGCGACCTCGCCAGCAAGCTGGACGAGCCGGAACTGGTCGGCAAGACGCTGGACGAGGTTTCCAATCCCGACACGCCGCAGACCTGA
- a CDS encoding PAS domain-containing protein, with translation MSEGAVETARAPQSFVTPGLPWALLPLAGVVVGLASRWAGLPIDPALVLLVAVAAAARLGGLAAGLVAAGIAVVAGVSAFAGSASWIAGLAAACLGTAAIIGWRGGFPGRHLGFPAQLALPTDPGAAVAVFAQDRRLRYVWSGVAGSGTGLARRTDGDLPGLGDAQRLAELKRQVLESGRAVRADVAAGGPDGRRWYDVLLSPVGNGPRRVQGLVGIVVDVTERRRAEEALRLADTRLSTVLANTGIVLYTQDRDLHFTWIRNPRRSLTVEQVVGRTDFDVMPREDAERLVPLKRQVIDTGERIRTQVEIGPPWERYAYDLSIDPLRGDDGTVEGIICAAVNITEQIESRRAAEKAQAEAVQILEEAERTAQARAKLLAAAGHDLRQPFHSMHLFLHLLEMQLDSDSQKQLLARVGDCLETGERFLHTVLDAAALDAGTVKPNIDAFPLGDLLNRIHAEHRAMAEERGLGLRCRPTSLHVRSDPVLLERMVRNLVRNALAFTPAGRVLIGVRRRGGMAVVQVWDTGVGIPEDQLSAVFDDFHRVVPPAGTGASGQDRNRNERNKGLGLGLAVVRRTARLLSHRLDVRSVAGRGSVFEIEMPIAGTPVRRPAMDTRTPAVAAKVPGNGLAGKIVAVVEDDALQLMALRETLTGWGCRVLSASDGDAIVAALRASGDIPDFILSDYRLSGGMLGDAVVQAVRTVAGRDIPGLVLTGDADADLHARLAAARIGVAYKPFNTQGLKQAITEMVEV, from the coding sequence ATGAGCGAAGGGGCGGTTGAAACGGCCAGGGCGCCACAGTCCTTTGTCACGCCCGGCCTGCCGTGGGCGCTGCTCCCGCTGGCGGGCGTGGTGGTGGGCTTGGCCTCCCGTTGGGCCGGCCTGCCGATCGATCCGGCACTGGTGCTGCTCGTCGCGGTGGCTGCGGCTGCGCGACTGGGCGGCTTGGCCGCCGGTCTGGTCGCTGCGGGCATTGCGGTCGTGGCGGGCGTGTCCGCGTTCGCCGGATCCGCTTCGTGGATCGCGGGTTTGGCGGCTGCGTGCCTGGGCACCGCCGCGATCATCGGCTGGCGTGGCGGCTTTCCGGGCCGGCACTTGGGTTTTCCGGCCCAGCTCGCACTGCCCACGGATCCGGGCGCTGCCGTGGCCGTCTTCGCCCAGGACCGTCGGCTGCGCTATGTCTGGAGCGGGGTTGCCGGCAGCGGCACCGGATTGGCGCGCCGCACCGACGGGGACCTTCCCGGCCTGGGGGATGCGCAGCGTCTGGCGGAGTTGAAGCGGCAGGTCCTGGAGAGCGGTCGGGCCGTGCGGGCGGATGTGGCGGCGGGCGGACCGGACGGGCGGCGCTGGTACGATGTCTTGCTGTCCCCCGTCGGCAACGGTCCGCGCCGGGTGCAGGGCCTCGTCGGCATCGTGGTGGACGTGACCGAACGCCGCCGGGCCGAGGAAGCCCTGAGGCTCGCCGACACCCGGCTGTCCACGGTGCTCGCCAATACGGGCATCGTGCTCTACACCCAGGACCGGGACCTGCATTTCACATGGATCCGCAATCCGCGGCGCAGCCTCACCGTCGAGCAGGTGGTCGGTCGCACCGATTTCGACGTCATGCCGCGCGAGGACGCGGAGCGGCTGGTGCCGCTCAAGCGCCAGGTGATCGACACCGGGGAGCGGATCCGCACGCAGGTCGAGATCGGCCCGCCATGGGAACGCTACGCCTATGACCTGTCCATCGATCCGTTGCGGGGCGACGATGGCACGGTCGAGGGCATCATTTGCGCGGCGGTGAACATCACCGAGCAGATCGAGAGCCGGCGCGCCGCCGAAAAGGCGCAGGCCGAAGCGGTCCAGATCCTGGAGGAGGCGGAGCGGACCGCCCAGGCGAGGGCGAAACTCCTGGCCGCGGCCGGCCACGACCTGCGCCAGCCCTTCCATTCCATGCACCTGTTCCTGCACCTGCTGGAAATGCAGTTGGACAGCGACAGCCAAAAGCAGCTTCTCGCCCGGGTCGGCGACTGCCTGGAGACCGGCGAGCGGTTCCTGCACACGGTGCTGGATGCGGCCGCGCTCGACGCGGGGACGGTCAAGCCGAACATCGACGCCTTTCCGCTGGGCGACCTGCTCAACCGGATCCATGCCGAGCACCGGGCCATGGCCGAGGAGCGGGGGCTCGGCCTGCGCTGCCGCCCGACATCGCTGCACGTGCGCAGTGATCCGGTTCTGCTGGAAAGGATGGTCCGGAACCTTGTGCGGAACGCCCTGGCCTTCACCCCCGCCGGGCGTGTGCTGATCGGCGTCCGGCGCCGCGGCGGCATGGCGGTGGTGCAGGTGTGGGACACGGGTGTCGGTATCCCCGAGGATCAACTGTCGGCCGTCTTCGACGACTTCCACCGCGTCGTCCCGCCTGCCGGGACCGGGGCGTCCGGGCAGGACAGGAACCGGAACGAGCGGAACAAGGGCCTGGGCCTCGGCCTCGCGGTCGTCCGACGGACCGCCCGGCTGCTCAGCCACCGCCTCGACGTGCGGTCGGTGGCGGGCCGCGGCTCCGTCTTCGAAATCGAGATGCCGATCGCCGGAACGCCGGTCCGGCGACCGGCCATGGACACGCGGACCCCGGCCGTGGCCGCGAAGGTTCCCGGCAATGGTCTGGCGGGCAAGATCGTGGCCGTGGTCGAGGACGACGCGCTGCAGTTGATGGCGTTGCGCGAGACGCTGACCGGATGGGGATGCCGGGTGCTGTCGGCGTCCGACGGGGACGCCATCGTCGCGGCCCTGCGGGCAAGCGGTGATATCCCCGACTTCATCCTGTCCGACTACCGGCTGTCCGGCGGAATGCTGGGCGATGCGGTGGTCCAGGCCGTCCGCACCGTGGCCGGCCGGGACATTCCGGGCCTCGTGCTGACCGGGGACGCCGACGCCGATCTGCACGCCCGCCTTGCCGCGGCGAGGATCGGCGTCGCCTACAAGCCCTTCAACACCCAGGGCCTGAAGCAAGCCATTACCGAGATGGTCGAGGTTTGA
- a CDS encoding metallophosphoesterase family protein, translating into MPAAARIPAGQRIYAVGDVHGCDALLRDLFAAIAADAASAPEGTLCTIVMLGDYVDRGPASAAVLDRLSAGPPPGLGMVCLRGNHDDVMLRFLEDPEVGFDWLRFGGLATLDSYGVRPTDALPMHEKLAAARRDLSARLPARHRAFLRDLRLSLVVGDYLFVHAGIKPGVPLAEQKREHLLWIRDEFLGSRADHGKVVVHGHTVVREPEVRPNRIGIDTGAFATGRLTALVLEADTRRFLTT; encoded by the coding sequence ATGCCCGCCGCTGCCCGCATTCCCGCGGGCCAGCGGATCTATGCCGTGGGCGATGTCCATGGCTGCGACGCCCTGTTGAGGGACCTGTTCGCCGCAATCGCCGCGGACGCCGCCTCCGCGCCCGAGGGTACGCTGTGCACCATCGTCATGCTCGGCGACTATGTGGACCGCGGGCCGGCATCCGCGGCGGTCCTGGACCGGCTGTCCGCCGGGCCGCCACCGGGGCTCGGCATGGTGTGCCTGCGCGGCAACCACGACGACGTCATGCTCCGCTTCCTCGAGGATCCGGAGGTCGGATTCGACTGGCTCCGCTTCGGCGGCCTGGCGACGCTGGACAGCTACGGTGTCCGCCCCACCGACGCGCTGCCGATGCACGAGAAGCTGGCCGCCGCCCGGCGCGACCTGTCCGCGAGGTTGCCCGCCCGCCATCGCGCCTTCCTGCGCGATCTGCGCCTCAGTCTGGTGGTCGGCGACTACCTGTTCGTCCATGCCGGCATCAAGCCGGGTGTCCCCCTGGCCGAGCAGAAGCGCGAGCACCTGTTGTGGATCCGCGACGAATTCCTCGGGTCCCGTGCCGACCATGGCAAGGTGGTGGTGCATGGGCACACCGTGGTCCGCGAGCCCGAGGTGCGGCCGAACCGCATCGGCATCGACACGGGTGCCTTCGCCACGGGCCGACTGACCGCACTGGTCCTGGAAGCCGACACGCGGCGTTTCCTCACCACCTGA
- a CDS encoding DUF3293 domain-containing protein — MPHALPDQLQAAYRGTRYTAGDDATHVRLGERSAAIDAVLDAHNARSGVFITAWNPLSRPTGEADNKAATERLRAALVGWPHLPHRGIGLDPSWTPEEGFFVLDMPEDEAVALAGRFGQVAIVAIRKGEPARLLLTGLVPTPRKT; from the coding sequence ATGCCGCATGCACTGCCTGACCAATTGCAGGCCGCCTACCGGGGAACCCGCTACACCGCGGGCGATGATGCAACCCATGTCCGGCTGGGCGAGCGCTCGGCCGCGATCGATGCGGTTCTGGACGCGCACAACGCACGGTCCGGCGTCTTCATCACGGCGTGGAACCCGCTCAGCCGGCCGACCGGCGAGGCGGACAACAAGGCGGCCACCGAACGGCTGCGTGCGGCGCTCGTGGGTTGGCCCCATTTGCCGCACAGGGGCATCGGCCTCGACCCGTCCTGGACGCCGGAGGAGGGATTCTTCGTTCTGGACATGCCCGAGGACGAAGCGGTGGCCTTGGCCGGACGGTTCGGCCAAGTGGCCATTGTCGCCATCCGCAAGGGCGAGCCGGCACGCCTGCTCCTGACGGGGCTCGTGCCGACGCCGCGCAAAACCTAG
- the minE gene encoding cell division topological specificity factor MinE has protein sequence MRLLELFRSQPKKSAADTAKERLQIVLAHERAGGRSGPDYLPMLQRELLAVIAKYVEIDEDKVRVQLDRGTDTSILEVDIELPVPPTTGGARTRMAG, from the coding sequence ATGAGGTTGCTTGAGCTTTTCCGGTCCCAACCGAAGAAGTCGGCCGCCGACACCGCCAAGGAGCGCCTTCAGATCGTGCTCGCGCACGAGCGTGCCGGTGGGCGCAGCGGGCCGGATTACCTGCCGATGCTCCAGCGGGAGCTGCTGGCGGTGATCGCAAAATACGTCGAGATCGACGAGGACAAGGTCCGCGTCCAACTCGACCGGGGCACGGACACCTCGATCCTGGAAGTGGACATCGAGCTGCCGGTCCCGCCCACCACGGGCGGTGCCCGGACCCGCATGGCAGGCTGA